CGGGTGTGCGGTCCGAGCTGAGCCATGACGTCCCGTTCGGTCGAGTTCTTGGGCTGCGTCCAACAATAACTCGGCGCCGGGTATGCCCGGACCGTAGGATCGTCGGGTGCGAGAAGGGCGCCGCGTCGGCCGGCCACGTTCCGCTTCCCGCGAGATGCTCGCCGAAGCGGCCTGTGAGCTGTTCCTCGAGAAGGGCTACGCCGCCACCTCCGTGGCCGACATCACCGAGCGCGCGGGCGTCAGCCGCAACACCTTCTTCAACTACATCCCGACGAAGAGCGACCTGCTCTGGACGTCCGTGGACGACGCCGTCGCGGACCTCACCGAGGCGCTCGCGGGCTCGGGGACCGACGGGGACGCGGTCGCCCAGGTCCGGGCGGCCCTGCTCCGGGTGGCCGCGGACGTCGAGCCCGGACCGGTCGCGCTCGCGTTCGCGAACGCCGAGCCGATGGGGGTGGGCGAGGAGCTCGAGGAGTCCGCCGCCCGCCGCCAGGCCGCCGTGGGGCGGGTGGTCGCCGGGTACCTGCGGCGCTCGCGGACGGAGGACCTCACCGCGGAGGTCCTCGGGACGGCCCTGGCCGGCGCGTTCCTCGCCGCGCTGCGCGCCTGGGCGCGCACCCCGGTGCCGCGCCCGCCGCTGCCCGACGTGCTGGCCCGGGCCCTCGACGTCGTCCGGCCCGGCTGACCCGCGGCGCGCCGTCCAGCTGCTCGGTCCCCATGGCGTCCACCACCTCCCTCGGTGCGTGGCCGCGACTCTAGGCTCGCCCTCCGACATCGCCGGGCGCTCGCCCCAGACGCCGCGGC
Above is a genomic segment from Georgenia wutianyii containing:
- a CDS encoding TetR/AcrR family transcriptional regulator, which encodes MLAEAACELFLEKGYAATSVADITERAGVSRNTFFNYIPTKSDLLWTSVDDAVADLTEALAGSGTDGDAVAQVRAALLRVAADVEPGPVALAFANAEPMGVGEELEESAARRQAAVGRVVAGYLRRSRTEDLTAEVLGTALAGAFLAALRAWARTPVPRPPLPDVLARALDVVRPG